CCGGCAGTGGGACGGCGCGGGCGCCCCTCCCGATGCTCTCGCCGCGACCGTCGCGCGCGAAATCAACGCGGCGCGGCAGGCGGGAACGCTCAACCAAGCCGCCAACCGGCTCAATTACGACATGGTCGGATCGCGCAGCCTGCTCTACGCGACCGCCGATCGGCTGGCGGCGGGCACGCCGGGAGCGAGCGTCGCCGACCTCGCGCGGATCGACCCGCGATGGGGGCAGCCCGGGATATGGGCGGCGATGCGCCACGCCGACGGACCGCTCACCCGCCATTATCTGCTCGCAGCGCTCGACCGCCGGCTGAACGCCGACGACCGCATCGTCACCGTTCCTGCCGAGCAGGCGGTGTTCGCGAACATCTATCTACGCACCTTCAAGATCAGCGCGATCGTCGCGCTGCTTTGCGCCGCGCTCGGATATCCGGTCGCCTATCTGCTCGCCTCGCTTCCCGAGCGAAAGGCCAATCCGCTGCTGATCCTTGTCCTCCTGCCCTTCTGGACCTCGGCGCTCGTGCGCACCGCCGCGTGGGCGGTGCTGCTCCAGACCAACGGCGTCGTGAACAAAGCGCTGCAGGCCGTCGGGCTGATCGATGCGCCGCTCCAGCTCATCTACAACCGGCTCGGCGTCTATATCGCGATGACGCATGTGCTGCTGCCCTTCTTCATCCTGCCGCTCTATGGCGTGATGAAGGGCATTGCGCCGACCGCGATGCGCGCGGCGAGTTCGCTCGGCGCGCCGCCGCTCCGTGCTTTCCTCACGGTGTATCTGCCGCAGACATTGCCCGGCGTTGGCGCGGGCGCGATCATCGTCTTCACCCTCGCGCTCGGCTATTATGTCACCCCCGCGCTGGTCGGCGGCGGCGGCGACCAGATGATCAGCGCGTCGATAGCCTTCTACACCAACCAGTCGCTCAACTGGGGCATGGCGGCGGCTCTCAGCCTGCTGCTCTTGCTCCCGCTGTTGCTGATGATCTTCGCGGGGCGGACGATGGTCCGCACGGTGCCGGCATGAGCGCCCGTCGTTCGCGGTCGGAGCGCGCGGGCCGTGCGGCGCTCATCGGTTTTTCGGCGCTCGTCTTCGCCTTTCTGGTGCTGCCGATCCTTGCGGTGATCCCACTGTCGCTGAATCCGACCACTTTTCTCGTGTTTCCCGAGGGCGAGTTTTCGCTGCGCTGGTATCGGACGCTCGCCGGATCACCGCAATGGACGCATGCGTTCGGCAACAGCCTGAAGATCGCCGTCGCCACGACATTGATCGCCACCCCGCTCGGCACGCTCGCGGCGATCGGACTCGCCTACATGCGCTCGCGCGCCAAGACGGCGATCGTCGCAATGATCACCGCGCCGCTCGTCGTGCCGGTGGTGGTGGTCGCGATCGCTTTCTATTTTCTCTTCGCGCCACTCGGCCTCGTCAACGGCTCGCTCGGGTTGATCGTCGCGCACACGGCGCTTGCGGTGCCCTTCGTCGTGATCGTGGTCCATGCGGCGCTGCGCGGGCTCGACACCGAGCTGTTGCGCGCCGCCGCGAGCCTCGGCGCGCCGCCGCTCGTCGTTCTTCTTCGTGTCCTAATCCCCCTGATTGCCCCCGGGGTCGCTGCCGGCGCGGTCTTTGCCTTCATGACCTCGTTCGACGAAACGACCGTCGCATTGTTTATCGCGGGGCCTGAGCAGCGGACGCTACCGATCCAGATGTTCGAGGGAGTACGCGAACAAATCAGCCCGGCGATCGCCGCTGCGGCGACGCTGCTGATTATCGCTTCGACACTGTTGTTGGGCGCGGCAGAGCTGCTGCGCCGCCGCGGCGAAGGGAGGCGCCCCGGGTCAGCGGCTCCAGACATCGGCGCATAGCCGCGCGAAATTGGCGCCGAGCAGCTTTTCGATCCGCCGCGCCGGCCAGCCACGCCCGGCGAGATCGTCGGCCAGCTTCAGGAAACGCGCGGGCTCGTTATATTCGGGGATGAGATTGAAGACGTCGGGAGCCTCGCCCGGTGCCGCGATCCCGAGCGCCTTGCGCTCTTCGTAGAAACGGCGCTGACCTTCGGCATAGTCGGCATTGAGTTCAATGCCGCGGATGCCGCCGTCGGTTCCCAGCGCGACATGATCCTCGCCCGCGACCGTTACAGCATGTTCGATATGGCGGATGACGTCGGCGGCGCGCGGCTGGCCGCTGGCGCGCAGAAACGGCATGAAATAGATGCCGGCGACTCCACCTTTGTCGGCCAACGCGCGGAGGTCGGCGTCGGTCGTGTTGCGCGGCACGTCGTTCAAGGCACGGCAGCCGGTATGGCTGATCGCGATCGGCGCCGACGAGGTCGCAATCGCCTCGGCAATCGTGCGCTGCGCGGCGTGGCTTGCGTCGACGATCATCCGCCGCGCATTGAGCCCCGCAACTACCTCGCGGCCAAAATCGCTGAGTCCGGCATTACCGGACTCAAGACAGCCATCGCCGACGAGGTTGCGCTTGTTGTAAGTGAGCTGGACGATCCGCACGCCGAGCAGGTTGAACAGGTCGAGCCGTTCAACCTCGGTTTCGAGCGGCACCGTATCCTGAAAGCCGAAGATGACACCGAGCCGCCCGCTCGCCTGCGCCGCCGCGAGGTCGGCCGCCGTGCGGACGTGCAGCAGATGATCGGGCAGCGCCTCGATAAAGCGCGTGTAGCGCGCGACGCGGCGCAGCGTTTCCTCATAGCGGCCCGGCGTATTGCCCGCAGCACCCACCGTCTGGTGGATCACGGTCAGTCCCGACGCGCGGTAGGTCGCAAGCTGCGCCGCGATGCCCGGCGCCTTCGGATCGAGCGCGCCCAGCGATGATAGACCGTCGATCACCATCGCCTTACCGTAGCGCGCCGCGCCGAAATCAGCCCCGCGTGCCGGGCCTGCGAACGCCAGCGCCGCCGCGCCGCCGATCAGCGCGCGGCGCGAGACGATCATGTATGGAGCGCCTTCTCGAACTCGCGCGCCGCGTCGGCGCCGGCGATGGCGGTCAGGTGCTTCAGGAAGACCGGCGTCGTGTGGACGGGCTCCTTCGCCATGGCGATCATCAGCCGGTCCATCGCGGGGCGACCGATGCGATGCTCAAGATCGAGCAGCAGGAGCGGCCCCTTGCCGTAAAGCTGAATCCGGTTCGGCCGGCCATGCCCCATGACCGGACCCGCGTCCTTCGTAGCGTCGCGCTTGGCGGCGATATTCTTCGCCAGTTCCTCTGCCCCGAAAGCATGCTCAACATAGCGCATCGACATATATTCGGCGGCCGATTCGACGAGCCAGAAATCGTCGGTGAGCGGGCTGGCCAGCATCCACCAGGCGTGCGCAATCTCGTGCGCGACA
This DNA window, taken from Sphingopyxis sp. PAMC25046, encodes the following:
- a CDS encoding ABC transporter permease, which translates into the protein MAENRSKLPRLRRWWSVALVAPLLLFLLASFVAPVLMMLSRAVIDRDLERVWPDSAAALRQWDGAGAPPDALAATVAREINAARQAGTLNQAANRLNYDMVGSRSLLYATADRLAAGTPGASVADLARIDPRWGQPGIWAAMRHADGPLTRHYLLAALDRRLNADDRIVTVPAEQAVFANIYLRTFKISAIVALLCAALGYPVAYLLASLPERKANPLLILVLLPFWTSALVRTAAWAVLLQTNGVVNKALQAVGLIDAPLQLIYNRLGVYIAMTHVLLPFFILPLYGVMKGIAPTAMRAASSLGAPPLRAFLTVYLPQTLPGVGAGAIIVFTLALGYYVTPALVGGGGDQMISASIAFYTNQSLNWGMAAALSLLLLLPLLLMIFAGRTMVRTVPA
- a CDS encoding ABC transporter permease; the encoded protein is MSARRSRSERAGRAALIGFSALVFAFLVLPILAVIPLSLNPTTFLVFPEGEFSLRWYRTLAGSPQWTHAFGNSLKIAVATTLIATPLGTLAAIGLAYMRSRAKTAIVAMITAPLVVPVVVVAIAFYFLFAPLGLVNGSLGLIVAHTALAVPFVVIVVHAALRGLDTELLRAAASLGAPPLVVLLRVLIPLIAPGVAAGAVFAFMTSFDETTVALFIAGPEQRTLPIQMFEGVREQISPAIAAAATLLIIASTLLLGAAELLRRRGEGRRPGSAAPDIGA
- a CDS encoding membrane dipeptidase → MIVSRRALIGGAAALAFAGPARGADFGAARYGKAMVIDGLSSLGALDPKAPGIAAQLATYRASGLTVIHQTVGAAGNTPGRYEETLRRVARYTRFIEALPDHLLHVRTAADLAAAQASGRLGVIFGFQDTVPLETEVERLDLFNLLGVRIVQLTYNKRNLVGDGCLESGNAGLSDFGREVVAGLNARRMIVDASHAAQRTIAEAIATSSAPIAISHTGCRALNDVPRNTTDADLRALADKGGVAGIYFMPFLRASGQPRAADVIRHIEHAVTVAGEDHVALGTDGGIRGIELNADYAEGQRRFYEERKALGIAAPGEAPDVFNLIPEYNEPARFLKLADDLAGRGWPARRIEKLLGANFARLCADVWSR